In Salmo salar chromosome ssa03, Ssal_v3.1, whole genome shotgun sequence, a single genomic region encodes these proteins:
- the mmd gene encoding monocyte to macrophage differentiation factor has protein sequence MKRVNSLQRFMNRRASANCRYQPTCYEHAANCYTHALLIVPAIVGMALLHRLSDDRWEKITAWVYGMGLCALFLVSTVFHIITWKKSHMRSVEHCFHMCDRVVIYFFIAASYTPWLNLRELGPLAVHMRWFIWLMAAAGTIYVFNYHEKYKVVELAFYLTMGFFPALVVTSMNNTDGLYELACGGLIYCLGVIFFKSDGVIPFAHAIWHVFVALAAAVHYYAIWKYLYRSPPANTIRDA, from the exons ATGAAGAGAGTGAACAGCCTTCAAAG GTTCATGAACAGGCGGGCCTCTGCTAACTGCCGCTACCAGCCCACCTGTTATGAGCATGCTGCAAACTGCTATACTCACGCG CTACTCATCGTACCAGCCATTGTGGGCATGGCCCTGCTGCACCGGCTCTCAGATGACCGCTGGGAGAAGATCACAGCCTGGGTGTACGGCATGGGCCTGTGTGCCCTCTTCCTGGTCTCCACAGTGTTCCACATCATCACCTGGAAGAAGAGCCACATGAG GTCTGTGGAGCACTGCTTTCATATGTGTGATAGAGTGGTCATCTATTTCTTCATCGCTGCCTCCTACACACCATG GTTGAATCTTCGTGAGCTTGGCCCACTCGCAGTTCACATGCGTTGGTTTATATGGCTAATGGCTGCTGCAGGAACAATATACGTCTTCAACTACCACGAAAA GTATAAAGTTGTTGAGCTCGCCTTCTATTTGACTATGGGTTTTTTCCCTGCGTTGGTTGTGACATCAATG AACAACACGGATGGACTGTACGAGTTGGCCTGTGGGGGACTCATCTATTGCCTGGGCGTGATCTTCTTCAAGTCGGACGGGGTCATCCCGTTTGCCCATGCCATCTGGCACGTGTTTGTGGCGCTGGCTGCAGCCGTGCACTACTACGCTATCTGGAAGTACCTCTACAGGAGTCCCCCTGCTAATACTATTCGGGATGCCTGA
- the mmd gene encoding monocyte to macrophage differentiation factor isoform X1, which produces MLGLDLQKTSLRRFMNRRASANCRYQPTCYEHAANCYTHALLIVPAIVGMALLHRLSDDRWEKITAWVYGMGLCALFLVSTVFHIITWKKSHMRSVEHCFHMCDRVVIYFFIAASYTPWLNLRELGPLAVHMRWFIWLMAAAGTIYVFNYHEKYKVVELAFYLTMGFFPALVVTSMNNTDGLYELACGGLIYCLGVIFFKSDGVIPFAHAIWHVFVALAAAVHYYAIWKYLYRSPPANTIRDA; this is translated from the exons GTTCATGAACAGGCGGGCCTCTGCTAACTGCCGCTACCAGCCCACCTGTTATGAGCATGCTGCAAACTGCTATACTCACGCG CTACTCATCGTACCAGCCATTGTGGGCATGGCCCTGCTGCACCGGCTCTCAGATGACCGCTGGGAGAAGATCACAGCCTGGGTGTACGGCATGGGCCTGTGTGCCCTCTTCCTGGTCTCCACAGTGTTCCACATCATCACCTGGAAGAAGAGCCACATGAG GTCTGTGGAGCACTGCTTTCATATGTGTGATAGAGTGGTCATCTATTTCTTCATCGCTGCCTCCTACACACCATG GTTGAATCTTCGTGAGCTTGGCCCACTCGCAGTTCACATGCGTTGGTTTATATGGCTAATGGCTGCTGCAGGAACAATATACGTCTTCAACTACCACGAAAA GTATAAAGTTGTTGAGCTCGCCTTCTATTTGACTATGGGTTTTTTCCCTGCGTTGGTTGTGACATCAATG AACAACACGGATGGACTGTACGAGTTGGCCTGTGGGGGACTCATCTATTGCCTGGGCGTGATCTTCTTCAAGTCGGACGGGGTCATCCCGTTTGCCCATGCCATCTGGCACGTGTTTGTGGCGCTGGCTGCAGCCGTGCACTACTACGCTATCTGGAAGTACCTCTACAGGAGTCCCCCTGCTAATACTATTCGGGATGCCTGA
- the mmd gene encoding monocyte to macrophage differentiation factor isoform X2 encodes MRTRRFMNRRASANCRYQPTCYEHAANCYTHALLIVPAIVGMALLHRLSDDRWEKITAWVYGMGLCALFLVSTVFHIITWKKSHMRSVEHCFHMCDRVVIYFFIAASYTPWLNLRELGPLAVHMRWFIWLMAAAGTIYVFNYHEKYKVVELAFYLTMGFFPALVVTSMNNTDGLYELACGGLIYCLGVIFFKSDGVIPFAHAIWHVFVALAAAVHYYAIWKYLYRSPPANTIRDA; translated from the exons GTTCATGAACAGGCGGGCCTCTGCTAACTGCCGCTACCAGCCCACCTGTTATGAGCATGCTGCAAACTGCTATACTCACGCG CTACTCATCGTACCAGCCATTGTGGGCATGGCCCTGCTGCACCGGCTCTCAGATGACCGCTGGGAGAAGATCACAGCCTGGGTGTACGGCATGGGCCTGTGTGCCCTCTTCCTGGTCTCCACAGTGTTCCACATCATCACCTGGAAGAAGAGCCACATGAG GTCTGTGGAGCACTGCTTTCATATGTGTGATAGAGTGGTCATCTATTTCTTCATCGCTGCCTCCTACACACCATG GTTGAATCTTCGTGAGCTTGGCCCACTCGCAGTTCACATGCGTTGGTTTATATGGCTAATGGCTGCTGCAGGAACAATATACGTCTTCAACTACCACGAAAA GTATAAAGTTGTTGAGCTCGCCTTCTATTTGACTATGGGTTTTTTCCCTGCGTTGGTTGTGACATCAATG AACAACACGGATGGACTGTACGAGTTGGCCTGTGGGGGACTCATCTATTGCCTGGGCGTGATCTTCTTCAAGTCGGACGGGGTCATCCCGTTTGCCCATGCCATCTGGCACGTGTTTGTGGCGCTGGCTGCAGCCGTGCACTACTACGCTATCTGGAAGTACCTCTACAGGAGTCCCCCTGCTAATACTATTCGGGATGCCTGA